In Vanessa atalanta chromosome 3, ilVanAtal1.2, whole genome shotgun sequence, one genomic interval encodes:
- the LOC125077207 gene encoding regulator of nonsense transcripts 2, translating into MTSQEKQVDNNEDPPADNTSPEDTEESDKLALSEYVSNLESRIKQKSELRNQNLNCVRPPDNYFSKLDSGLKKNTTFVKKLKSFSATQVDILLKDLGALNLTKYISEVAAAIAEAKLKMSDIPAAINLCSVVHQTYSEFSTFFFENWQKILTFKATDKIMNSSKLRVDLRFYAELIAVGIFTNKMGLPLLGNVLTVLINMDKEDHNNIPILLSFCKHCGEDYAGLIPKKIKDIGEKYNLSIPRNTFLPAEKQTAVRSLLKDYFLSLTKHLLAERSQLQALHAANQRTLHTRGELSQERKDQLEQHQATYDKLLTGAQNFAEVLGEELGEAGEPPTLSLIVIETQGTVTIGGNEEIIMQAGTDPWQDEDTRTFYTSLPDLKVFMPNYQMKEAVKSKTETVTEEMLDEDLKEDELSDGEEPPVVADVEQEEAQPTNVSNKYALDAFLNELPNCINRELIDNAAVDFVLNLNTKNNRKKLTRVLFSVARTRLDLLPFYSRFAAILYPVLPDVCVDLCQMLKQDFRYHVRKKDQINIESKIKVVRFIGELVKFGLYSKIEALYCLKVLLHDFKHHHIEMACNLLETCGRYLYCNPDTHQRTMIYLQQMMRKKIVSALDSRYVTQIENAFYYVCPPEAPAQPKEEEPPMHQFIRKILHEDLQKSNEEKNLRLMRKLNWDDPEVSSIAIQHLAGGWRVRASARRALARLTAELAAWQEAVAPAVVDTILEEIRVTMEDPHPRYNQRRIATVRYLGELYNYKLLDSRDVFTVLYSFITFGVSNDHSTVSSLDPSDNVFRIRLVCALLETCGAYFNSGSSKKRLDYFLVFFQNYYWFKCSDPFWTEENKFPIYVKYIYQECLTSLRPKLTLFSDWQQCKDAIEEIRLSLYPELGEEEQYDNDDQGEDSVADGLNTIIETDDETDNPTMHEESSDEDPVTENTGNDDNDVQTDDMAIEPRRPTPKPVEDVEFESAFEKMVMENIAERQRESRPQQRDIAVPMTCRQTTKKTYEQLLQGKEGVEFVLMVRKGTKPQYKSFNAPPELASNLQQQALADKQEMERVKRLTLNISERQEEEEYSAESGGGSGGSGNPNRGQHVRQKYQHPKGAPDADLIFGPKKFK; encoded by the exons ATGACTTCACAAGAAAAGCAAGTAGACAACAATGAAGATCCTCCAGCTGACAACACGTCTCCGGAGGATACTGAAGAGAGTGATAAACTAGCGCTAAGTGAATACGTATCTAACCTAGAATCAAGAATAAAACAGAAATCAGAATTGCGAAATCAAAATCTAAACTGCGTCCGACCGCCAGACAACTACTTTTCTAAATTAGATTCaggtttaaagaaaaatacaaccTTTGTTAAAAAGTTAAAGTCTTTCAGCGCAACTCAAgtagatatattattgaaaGATTTAGGTGCTCTTAATCTTACTAAGTATATATCTGAAGTGGCTGCAGCGATTGCAGAAGCGAAACTTAAAATGTCAGATATACCTGCTGCTATTAATCTTTGCTCTGTTGTCCACCAAACATACTCTGAATTTTCTACATTCTTTTTTGAAAATTGGCAAAAGATTTTAACATTCAAAGcaacagataaaataatgaattcatCAAAATTACGTGTAGATTTAAGATTCTATGCAGAATTAATTGCTGTtggtatatttactaataaaatgggTCTTCCTCTCCTGGGAAATGTCCTTACTGTCTTAATCAACATGGATAAAGAAGACCATAATAATATTCCAATACTATTGTCATTTTGTAAACATTGTGGTGAAGATTATGCTGGACTTATTCCAAAGAAGATTAAAGATATAGGAGAg aaatataatttatctataccAAGAAACACTTTTTTACCGGCTGAAAAACAGACGGCTGTTAGGTCTCTTCTCAAGGATTATTTTCTATCACTTACTAAGCATCTATTAGCTGAAAGGTCTCAGTTACAAGCTCTTCATGCAGCTAATCAAAGAACTTTACACACAAGAGGTGAACTATCACAAGAAAGAAAAGATCAGCTGGAGCAACATCAG GCAACATATGACAAGTTATTAACAGGTGCACAGAACTTTGCTGAAGTGCTGGGAGAAGAATTAGGAGAGGCAGGAGAGCCTCCTACCCTTTCATTAATAGTGATTGAGACTCAGGGAACTGTGACTATTGGTGGCAATGAAGAGATAATTATGCAAGCTGGTACTGATCCTTGGCAGGATGAAGATACTAGAACATTTTATACAAGTCTTCCTGATTTGAAGGTTTTCATGCCTAATTATCAAATGAAAGAG GCTGTTAAGAGTAAAACAGAAACTGTGACCGAAGAAATGCTTGATGAAGATTTGAAGGAAGATGAACTAAGTGATGGTGAAGAGCCTCCAGTTGTAGCTGATGTGGAACAGGAAGAAGCACAACCAACCAACGTATCTAacaa GTATGCTCTTGACGCATTTTTGAATGAATTACCAAACTGTATTAATCGAGAATTAATTGACAATGCCGCTGTGGATTTCGTTTTGAACctcaacacaaaaaataatagaaaaaaattgaCTAGAGTTTTGTTCAGTGTAGCTAGAACAAGATTAGACCTACTGCCATTTTATTCACGATTTGCAGCTATTTTATATCCAGTTCTGCCTGATGTATGTGTAGATCTTTGCCAAATGTTAAAACAAGATTTTAGGTATCATGTGAGGAAGaaagatcaaataaatattgaatcaaAG atcaaagtggtcAGATTTATTGGTGAACTTGTAAAATTTGggttatattcaaaaatagaagCATTGTACTgtctaaaagttttattacatgATTTCAAGCATCATCATATTGAAATGGCATGCAATTTGTTGGAAACATGTGGTAGATATTTGTATTGCAACCCTGATACACATCAAAGGACCATGATATACTTACAACAAATGATGAGAAAAAAG ATTGTTTCAGCTCTAGACTCACGTTATGTTACGCAAATAGAAAACGCATTTTACTATGTTTGCCCTCCCGAAGCACCTGCACAACCTAAAGAGGAAGAGCCCCCCATGCatcaatttattagaaaaattctTCATGAAGATTTACAAAAGAgtaatgaagaaaaaaatttaagactGATGCGAAAATTAAATTGGGATGATCCAGAAGTTTCGTCTATAGCAATACAGCATTTAGCCGGTGGATGGAGAGTAAGGGCAAGTGCAAGAAGAGCATTAGCTCGTTTAACTGCTGAATTAGCTGCTTGGCAAGAAGCTGTAGCACCTGCTGTAGTTGATACAATATTAGAAGAAATTCGAGTGACAATGGAGGACCCTCACCCCAGATACAATCAAAGAAGAATTGCTACTGTCAGATACCTCGGAGAGTTGTATAACTACAAATTGTTAGATTCGCGAGATGTTTTTACAGTTCTGTACTCCTTTATTACATTTGGTGTAAGTAATGACCATAGCACTGTGTCTTCATTAGACCCTTCAGATAATGTGTTCAGAATAAGGCTAGTTTGTGCTCTGTTGGAAACTTGTGGTGCATATTTCAACAGTGGATCGAGCAAGAAAAGACTAGATTACTTTTTAGTGTTTTTCCAAAACTACTATTGGTTCAAATGTTCTGATCCTTTTTGGACTGAGGAGAATAAATTTCCTAtatatgtcaaatatatataccaaGAATGTCTGACCAGCTTGAGGCCAAAATTAACTTTGTTTTCTGATTGGCAACAATGCAAAGATGCCATCGAAGAAATTCGATTGTCATTGTATCCAGAATTAGGTGAAGAGGAGCAATACGATAATGATGATCAAGGAGAAGATAGTGTTGCTGATGGCCTAAATACTATTATAGAGACAGATGATGAAACTGATAATCCAACAATGCATGAAGAAAGTTCTGATGAAGACCCTGTCACAGAAAATACTGGTAACGATGATAATGACGTTCAAACTGATGATATGGCTATTGAGCCACGACGACCTACGCCTAAACCT GTTGAAGATGTGGAATTTGAATCTGCATTTGAAAAGATGGTAATGGAAAATATTGCTGAAAGACAACGCGAGAGTAGACCACAACAAAGAGATATTGCAGTGCCAATGACGTGTCGACAAACGACAAAAAAGACTTACGAACAATTATTG caAGGTAAAGAAGGAGTGGAATTTGTTTTGATGGTTAGAAAGGGTACTAAACCacaatataaatcttttaatgcTCCGCCTGAACTAGCCAGCAATCTACAACAACAAGCCCTAGCTGACAAGCAAGAAATGGAGAGAGTGAAACg tttaactttaaatatatctgaaaGACAAGAAGAAGAAGAGTATAGTGCTGAGAGTGGAGGAGGATCTGGCGGAAGTGGTAACCCTAATAGGGGACAGCATGTTAGACAAAAGTATCAGCATCCGAAAGGAGCTCCAGATGCTGACCTTATATTTGGAccgaaaaagtttaaataa
- the LOC125077054 gene encoding asparagine synthetase domain-containing protein CG17486, translated as MCGIFCEIRQHSQSHKDEYILYRLRNRGPDCAHSIDVVVNNDISIYFCGTVLWMQGSEPTKQPIENDFGILLFNGDIFYNSWSNDPSLSDTQILLDKLSNCSSSEDVILTVKSFKGPFSLIYYNKCTQILYFSRDRIGRNSLLFHKADGSYIISSVLGRKYPCIEVAAAYIYELNLGTKMLNLYSWETSIKVFNTYQVDDWLNIAQKQQSIPDEELNDELEDTFDLNDEDGIIKVIEEVTQNEKNKLFILERLLLNSTIFKTVTDITSLLEKSVRVRVETQPNKCKNCIKSEMSCVHCTTGILFSGGLDCTILSLIADKYVPKDQPIDLINVAFKTKNNDSYDVPDRITGRQSFEELKRICSSRMWIFREVNVPKEKLEKYQSLIIGDLVYPRRTILDESLGSALWFAARWDDELDVSPCRILLIGSGADELYGGYMRHRQSLRRRGWLGLSQELLKDWKRISFRNLARDNRVICDHGRQPRMPYLDEDHVNYVLKLKPWLKCFPSENLECGVGDKLMLRLVALHLGLKNSATLPKRALQFGSRIANKKEKGSDLSKTFI; from the exons ATGTGTGGAATTTTTTGTGAGATTCGACAGCACAGTCAAAGTCACAAG gatgaatatattttataccggCTAAGAAACAGAGGACCTGATTGTGCTCATTCCATTGATGTCGTAGTTAACAATGATATAAGTATTTACTTTTGTGGTACTGTACTATGGATGCAAGGTTCTGAGCCCACGAAACAGCCAATTGAAAACGATTTTGGTATACTTTTATTCAATGgtgacatattttataatagttggtCCAATGATCCCAGCTTAAGTGACACTCAAATTTTACTAGATAAATTAAGTAAT TGTTCTTCTTCTGAGGATGTTATTTTAACTGTTAAGTCATTTAAGGGCCCATTCAgtttaatctattataataagTGTACACAGATATTATATTTCTCAAGAGATAGAATTGGACGTAACTCATTACTATTTCATAAAGCTGATGGCTCTTATATTATCAGTAGTGTGCTGG gtaGAAAATATCCTTGCATTGAGGTAGCAGCTGCCTATATATATGAGCTTAATTTAGGTACAAAAATGTTGAATTTGTATTCATGGGAGACtagtattaaagtttttaatacttATCAAGTTGATGATTGGTTAAACATAGCTCAAAAACAACAAAGTATACCAGACGAGGAACTTAATGATGAACTAGAAGACACATTCGATTTAAATGATGAG gatggcattattaaagtaatagaaGAAGTTACTCAGAATgaaaaaaacaagttatttattttggaaaggCTCTTGTTGAACAgtactatatttaaaactgttacAGATATAACTTCATTGCTAGAAAAAAGTGTGAGAGTGAGAGTTGAAACACAaccaaataaatgtaaaaattgtataaaaagtgAAATGTCATGTGTGCATTGTACAACTGGAATACTTTTTTCTGGTGGTTTGGATTGTACTATACTATCATTAATTGCTGATAAATATGTGCCAAAAGATCAACCTATTGACCTTATAAATGTGGCttttaagacaaaaaataatgattcttATGATGTACCAGATAGAATAACTGGTCGGCAATCATTTGAAGAACTAAAAAGAATTTGTAGTTCCAG aaTGTGGATCTTTCGGGAAGTTAATGTGCCAAAggaaaaattagaaaaatatcaaTCTTTAATAATTGGAGACCTTGTGTATCCAAGGCGTACCATATTAGATGAAAGTCTTGGTTCAGCTCTGTGGTTTGCAGCTCGCTGGGATGATGAACTGGATGTATCACCGTGTAgg ATCTTGCTAATTGGATCTGGTGCTGATGAATTATATGGTGGTTATATGAGACATAGGCAATCCTTGAGACGTCGTGGTTGGTTAGGATTATCACAGGAATTATTGAAAGATTGGAAAAGAATATCATTTAGAAACCTTGCAAGAGACAACAGGGTTATATGTGATCATGGTAGACAGCCACGAATGCCATATTTAGATGAAGACCATGTAAATtatgtattgaaattaaaacctTGGCTTAA ATGCTTTCCAAGTGAAAATTTAGAATGTGGAGTTGGAGACAAGCTCATGTTGAGACTTGTTGCACTACATCTAGGTCTTAAAAATTCAGCAACCCTGCCCAAAAGGGCCCTCCAATTTGGCTCAAGAATTGctaataaaaaggaaaaaggCAGTGATCTGTCTAAaacatttatctaa